In one Saccharibacillus brassicae genomic region, the following are encoded:
- a CDS encoding AI-2E family transporter, translated as MFKNRFFVAGAGVALVLLIILLGTMVKFIFTPVVSLVSSLVVPLLIAAFFYYPLRPLVRFLERKKLKRSWSVMLIFVVFILLIVGASFWVWPTLRDQVESFVTNAPQLAQDAVYQLQQLQHNPTFSRFLPSDAGQNQELLDRLSGVLDTSLTWLSDNITGMFSFLSSFVLVIATFPILLYFLLRDDHKLPPYLMKLFPANNKEDGKAMLGEMDDALNGFIAGRVIVNLMLCVLLYIGFLIIGLPYSLLLVIISFFLNFIPFIGAFLAGVPVGIVGLIESPSMALWSIVIVVVAQLVQNNLLEPLVFGKQLDMHPLTVIVLLLVGGDVMGILGMLICIPIYMVVKIAIRHIYQMYIKSKIKHTLN; from the coding sequence ATGTTCAAGAATCGCTTTTTCGTCGCGGGAGCGGGCGTCGCCCTGGTCCTGCTCATCATTCTCCTGGGAACGATGGTCAAATTCATCTTCACGCCGGTCGTATCGCTGGTCAGTTCGCTCGTCGTTCCCCTGCTGATCGCAGCTTTCTTCTATTACCCGCTGCGTCCGCTCGTCCGGTTCCTCGAACGCAAAAAATTGAAGCGCTCCTGGTCGGTCATGCTGATCTTCGTAGTCTTCATCCTGCTGATCGTCGGCGCTTCGTTCTGGGTATGGCCTACCCTGCGCGACCAGGTGGAGAGCTTCGTGACCAACGCGCCGCAGCTCGCGCAGGACGCGGTATACCAGCTCCAGCAGCTGCAGCACAATCCGACGTTCAGCCGCTTCCTTCCGAGCGATGCCGGCCAGAACCAGGAACTGCTCGACCGCCTGTCGGGCGTACTCGATACGTCGCTGACCTGGCTGTCGGATAATATTACCGGCATGTTCTCGTTCCTGTCGAGCTTCGTGCTCGTCATCGCGACGTTCCCGATCCTGCTCTACTTCCTGCTCCGCGACGATCACAAGCTTCCTCCGTACCTGATGAAGCTGTTCCCGGCGAACAACAAGGAAGACGGCAAAGCAATGCTCGGCGAAATGGACGATGCGCTGAACGGCTTCATCGCCGGGCGCGTCATCGTCAACCTGATGCTGTGCGTGCTGCTGTATATCGGCTTCCTCATTATCGGGCTGCCGTACTCGCTGCTGCTCGTCATCATCTCGTTCTTCCTGAACTTTATTCCGTTCATCGGTGCCTTCCTCGCCGGCGTTCCGGTCGGCATCGTCGGCCTGATCGAATCGCCGAGCATGGCGCTCTGGTCGATCGTGATCGTCGTCGTGGCCCAGTTGGTCCAGAACAACCTGCTCGAACCGCTCGTCTTCGGCAAGCAGCTCGACATGCACCCGCTGACCGTCATCGTGCTGCTGCTCGTCGGCGGCGACGTTATGGGCATTCTGGGCATGCTGATCTGCATCCCGATCTACATGGTCGTCAAGATCGCAATTCGCCACATTTACCAGATGTACATCAAGAGCAAGATCAAGCACACGCTAAACTGA